In Lusitaniella coriacea LEGE 07157, the genomic stretch ACTGTCGTAGATTGGTGAGAATTTTGAACCATTTCCGAATTCTGGAGGTGCGATGGGTGTGGAATTGGGGTTTGGTTCCGAGGATGAGATGATCCCCTGCTTGTAGTTTTTTGCCGTCCGCGATCGCGGAAATTAAATCGAATTCCCCTGTCGCAGGTAAATAATAAATTAACATCCGCGCGCGGTTTTCCCAGAGTTCGCTGAGTTTTCGCCCCAACCAAGGATGCCGTTCGTGGATAATTTCTTCGTGGATGGGCCAAGTTTGATTGAAAATTTGCAGTTGCCCGATCGCTTTATTTCCCAAAGCAGCAAAGGCAAAAATGGGAGCAGCTAGGGCAGAAACGCTCATGCTAACGTGATTGAGGAGGGTTCGATTGAGGCGATCGCCCAAGGTTCGATTGAAGAGGCGGTTGATAATGCGAATTTTAGGGTTGAGAACTTTTGCCTGGGTGAGAACGGCTAAATTCAAAGCATCGTCGCTGCTTGAGAGTACGAGGGTGTGAGCGTCCCGGATTCCAGCAGCCACAAGGGTTGCCGGAGAGCGCATATCGCCGATAATAATATCATCGTTACGTTCGCCAGGAATGGGGCGATCGCTAATCCCCACCACATCTGCTCCCTGATGCCTGAGCAAATTGAAAATTTTGTATCCAGTCCGACCTAAAGCGCAGACAATGATTTTGGGTTTCATGGGGCAAAATGTAAAAGCAGACTTTCTATTCTGCCATTTCTAGTTACTTTTTTTATTGTTGCTGAAAATTTGTCTGTGAAGTGTAGCTAAAAACACCGTCTTCAAAGATTCACAGGATAATAGGAGCGGGGTTTAGGGGGAAGAAATAAGGCTGAGGGATTTCAAAAATCTGGCGCGCGATCGCGCACTGTGTTTGCCAGTTCTAAGGCTAAATCCTTCATCACAACATCAACAGCGTTTTGGTTCAAATGCCCGTCCTCCAGACTGACTCGATAATCCTCAATGCCAATGGGAATGAGAACTTCTTGAAATCCTTGATTAATCTCCTCAATCGTTTCTTGGAATTGTTCTTGAGATGCTCGATAATATTTATCATTGAGAACAAAAATCTGTTCCCCCAATAATCTATCCTTAGAAGGTTTTTGCGGTCTAAAAATAAGCAATTTTCCTTGGTTTTCAATGACTTCACTTTCAATTGCCTTGATGAGTTTTCGCGTGAGGGTAATCCCATAATTCATCCTCGGACTTTGAGGAGAGAGAAAAATGGATAAGTGACTTTTCTCACTTGCTAAATTTTCCGCTTTCATGAATCCTAGATCGCTGTTCCATCGCTGTTGCCACTCTTGATTAACTGTCCCTTGATAATCAGTCAAAGGAACGTAGGGAGAAGGTAAGCGTTTTTCCCAAGCATCATCTCGCTTTGGAGAAGATTTTAAAACGCGATGCAGTAATAAACCTAAACGACTTGATGGAATTTTGTCGCCAATCTTGTAATTTGGACCTTGCAATTGATTTCCTTCCAACCAAAACGTAGGCTTTGGCGTACCATTCGCAGGCCAATGGGTGGGAAACATATTATTCCAAATATCATTTTCAGGAGTTTGCCAAAGAATGACTAAATCCGCACGATATTGTTGATAATATTCTCGGAGGGCTAACAGTTGTTGATCTTGCCCGTATCCCCAAGCACCCACTGAAAAAACTTTTACCTTTTTACCTAGGGTATTAAGATGATGTTCTAAGCGACGTTCTGGCATTCGGTCATAGATACAAGCCCCTGCTTCAACGTGGGAATCTCCTAATAAGATAATCACAAAGTCTTCAGGAGAATATTTAATGGGATGACCGCGAAATCCCAACTGATTTTCTTCTAATTCGGATTGCGAAAACTTCCAGCCTGCGACTTGTAAGGGCGGTCGATCGATCAGTCGTAAAACTCCTTCAGATAAAATCAGCGCAACGGAGAAACTACACAAGATTAAAAGTAGGTTGATTAGGTTACTTTTTAATTTACTCATGCTTTTTTTGAGAATTAGAACTAGTTTTTCGCGAAAGCAGAGGGGGCGCAAGCCTTGCACCCCTACTCTTTGAAAAGCGGTCGATTAATAAACGCGATCGCGCGAATGATTCCCCTAAAATTTCCTTTTCAACTCGCAACTTGCCAGGGTTCATCCTGAGTTCGATTGCGGGGAACCTCATAGGTCATAAAATCTTTTGCCAGTCGCGTATTGGGGAAAATTGCCCGTGCTTCTTCGAGCAAATTACGGGGATCGATCGCGTTTCCGGGCGCATAGCGGGGACTCAAATGGGTCATAATCAATTGCTTCACCCCGCCTAAAAGCGCCACTTGTGCTGCCATTGTTGAGGTTGAGTGGAGGCGATCAAAAGCCAGTTGAGCATCCTGGTGGGCGAAAGTTGCTTCGTGAATGAGAACATCGGCATCCTGGGCGAGTTCCACCGCCGCATCGCAGAAAACCGTATCGGTGCAATAGGCAAATTTTCGTCCGGTTTCCGGGGGATCGCACAGATCCGTACCGCGAATTTTCCGTCCGTCCTCCAATGTGATGGTTTGCCCTTGTTTAAGTTTGCCGTAGAGGGGGCCAGAAGGAATTCCCAGCGCGATCGCTTTTTCCACATTAAAACGCCCCGGTCGGTCTTTTTCCTCCACGCGGTAGCCGTAGGCGGGAACGCGATGGGTCAGTTTTAAACAACTCACCGTAAAATTCTCATCCTCATAAACTCGTCCCGGTTGAATGAGATGAACCGATATCCGCGACGAAAAGTTCATGTAGGAATATTTGGCACAAGCTTTGAGATAATCTTCCAATCCAGCAGGACCATAGAGATCGATGGGTTGTCCGGTTCCCGCTAAACCGCAACTGGCAATCAATCCCATTAGTCCAAAAATATGATCGCCGTGCATATGGGTGATGAAAATGCGGCGAATTTGCGAACTTTTAAGATCGCTGCGCAGGAGTTGGTGTTGGGTTCCTTCTCCACAGTCAAAGAGCCAAACTTCCGCGCGTTGGGGAAGACGAAGGGCTACAGAGGAAACATTTCGCGATCGCGTGGGAACGCCAGAACTCGTGCCTAAAAAGGTAATTTCCACAAAAATTGGAATTGCGATGGGTTTTTAAACGATACGTTCATGATAAAACATTGGCATATCCCCTCTCGCGTTCCGTAAACTTTGATTTGATGGGTTGAGAGTGGCGCGGGGATTTATCCCTCATTGCTTGATTGACAGAGTACTAAAAATCAGGATTATGATGACAGATCGTTTCTTCGGGATTGCATTCTTCCTTCGTTGGCAATGGTGGTATAGCCTTGGGATTCTGCTTTTAGCCTTACCCGCCCAAGCCGCAGACGTGCGCGTTGCCATTAAACAGGGAGTCTCTCAGATTCAGATTGGCGGATCGAAAACTATTATCGTGCGCGATCGCGCGGGAAAAAAACTCGGCGAAATTCCTAGCGGTTATTCCCATACTGCCCGGAAAAGCGGCGGGACAATTGCCCTGGGAAATGTACAAAATTCAGAGCTTTGGCTCAAACCCACCTCAGAAGGTTACCTGTGGATTGGCAATCGTTGGTATCGCGGCGACGCGCGCTTATTTATCAGTCGAAATGGCGTGAGTGCTATCAACCACGTCGATATCGAAGACTACCTCTACAGCGTCGTTGGAGCTGAAATGATTGCCAGTTGGCACATCGAAGCCCTCAAAGCCCAAGCCGTTGCCGCCCGTTCCTACGCACTCCACAAGCAAGCAGAATCGAGAAACCGCAGTTACGATGTCGATACCACAACCGCAACACAAGTGTACAAAGGGCTGGAAGGAGAAGCCAGCAGCACCCAACGGGCAGTTCGGGAAACAGCAGGAGAGGTGATGGTCTACGAAGGGAAAATCATCTTAGCCGTGTTCCACTCCTCCTCTGGCGGGCATACCGAAAACGTCGAAGATATTTGGAGTTCTCCCCTTCCCTATTTACGCGGCGTTGCCGATTACGACCGGGATGCCCCCGTTTATCAATGGACGAAATCCTTTTCTCGCGCGGAACTGAGTCGTTTAGTGGGGGGCGTGGGAACCATCCAATCGATGACTCCCGCAAGGACGACACCCCAAGGACGCATTGTTACCATGCAGGTGACGGGCGATCGCGAAACGCGACAAGTAAGTGGCGCGCAATTGCGCTCTGCATTGGGGTTACGCAGCCGACTCTTTACGGTTTCGGCAACGGGTTCGGGATTCATCATCCAAGGACGAGGGTTCGGTCACGGGGTCGGACTCAGCCAATGGGGAGCCAAGGCGTTGGCGGAGCAAGGATATAATTATCGCCAAATTCTAGGGCATTACTATCAAAATGCTGCCCTGAGTCGAATTGGGGGGTAGAATTCTGAATTCAGACGGGTATCTAAAGTTCTAGCTGAGTGGCGGTTCGGTAACACTTCATTACACAGCAAATTGGCTTTCACAGTCCATTCCAGTCCAGCTTTCGCCTCGGTATCCATCCGAAACTCTTTGATATAGCGTTTTCGTTTGGGATGTGGAACTGGACGTGACGGCAAAAGGCAGTAGGCAGTAGGCAGAAGTAGAAAGAGATACAGGTGTTATTTGGGTATATAAGAAATCTGTGTTGGGTTTCACGCTTCATTTGAAAACGCTATAGCTATTCGACCATACTTACCCAAAGGAAAAGTAATACCAGCCGGGAGCATCTCACTTTTGTAAGAACGTCTGAACTACGTTGCTGTTTTTTCAGTTTCAGTGACAGTTCTACGTCATTAGAGTACTTTTGTTCTGTAAATCTGATTTGCTCCCTCTACGGGTTACTTTGAAGTTATCGAACTGAGAGACTATTTAAAACAAAATAATAAAGTGCTATCCAAAATAACTCGTCGAAAATTGGACGCTGCTATTAACCTTTCCAAAGGTTAGCTTTAATCCCTTCGCAAACAAGTTTGTAAAATCTCCAATAAATCTCGTTCCAAATAGGGTTTGGTAAGATAGTTGTTTGCGCCCAAAAGTTTGGCAATGCCACGATGTTTTTCCCCCGCACGAGAGGTGAGCATGATCGCGGGTAATTCCGAGGCAGAATAGTCTTTGCGACAAAGGTTAAGGAACTCAAATCCATTCATTTTGGGCATTTCAATATCGCAGAACACGGCTGCGATCTGGGGTGAGGTACGGAGTTTTTCGAGGGCTTCTCGACCGTCAGAAGCTTGAATAACGGGATATCCGGCGCGATCGAGGGTCAAGGAGAGATTTTGGCGCGTGGTCAAAGAGTCATCGACCACCAGAATCGTCGGACGTGTGGCATCGGTAGCAGCAGATTGTGGTGCGGCGAGTTCAATTTGAGGTTCCAACTGGTTTGAGATTTGTCGCCAGTGTTCGATCAGTGCCGTTCCATCGAGAACGGGAACTAACGAGCCATCGCCGAGGATGGTGCAGCCATAGAGGTAGGTAGGAGGCTTTACAACTGTGCTGAAGGGTTTGATGGCTAATTCTTGTTCCAAAAGAATCTGTTCGACAGGGAGCGCGATCGCGCCCTCTTTATCGGCAACAACGAGAAGGGTGGTGCGTTCCTGTTGGGGCATTTGAATCGCGGTGGAAGATTCCGCTAAATTTTGTGGGAGAGGGTAATGGCGAGCAAAAGCTTTCACGGGATAGAGGGGAATCGAACGCTCTCCATCGCGATAAACCGGCTGACCTTGGAAGGTTTCAATCTTCTCGTGAGGTGCGGCAACAATCGAGTCCAGGGCGTTGATGGGGATTGCCATAAGGGATTCATCGATCTTAAATACCAGAAGTTGCGCGATCGCGAGGGTTAAAGGAAGACGAATGGTAAAGGTTGTCCCCTGTTCCGGTTGCGAAGCGATGGAAATGTTGCCCTTTAACTGTTTCACCTGCTCCTGCACCGTTGACAATCCCATACCGCGTCCCGATAATTCGCTGGCAGTGGATTTGGTGGAAAAACTCGGTTCAAATAACAAAGAGTACAAGCGATCGCGGCTGGCATCTTCCGCTTCGGATTCCGAAAGCAATCCCCGTTCTAGGGCTTTTTTTCGTATCCCTTCAAGATCGATTCCGCGACCATCATCTCGAACCTCAATCGTCGTCTGGTTGCCGCGATGGTAAGCGCGAATTTCAATTGTGGCTTCAGGAGACTTACCGCGATCGATCCGCTCTTGAGGCAGTTCTGTCCCGTGATCGAAGGCATTGCGAACCAAATGAATCAACGGATCGTACAGCCGCTCTAGCATCACCTTATCCACCAGCGTCGTAACCCCCGTCTGGATCAACTGGATTCGTTTATCGTGCTGCGTCGCCAAATCTCGTACCATGCGGGGAAAGCGTTGCAAAATATCGCTCAAAGGCATCATCCGCGCCCATCGCAGATCGTTGCGCACTTGTTTTAGGGTTTGTTTTTTTTGGTGCTGGGTCTGCTGTACTTGTTGGTTGAGGAGTGTCATATCTCTCAGGGTTTCGCCCATTTGAGCCACTTCTTCGAGCGCTGATTGCACCAACGGGTAAAAATCGCTGTAGGCATCGAGTTGCAAGGGATCGAGGTCTTTAAGGAACTGCGGCTGAGGTCGTTTTTTCGGGCTTTTGGGTGAGGATGCGTCCGATTCTCGATTATTTTGAGTTCGTTCCATTCCCGTCAGCAATATCTTGCTCAAGCGCTCGAATTGATTGAAATGCTGTTGGAGGTGATCGAGTCGATTTTGTAAGTTTTGAGCCTGTAGGAGGGCGGAATTTTCCTGAGTGACCAGTTCTCCCACGCGGTTATTGAGTCGTTCCAAACGCTTGAGATCGACACGCACGGACTCGGAGACATAGGGTTGAGCGGATTCCTTTTTATCTAACTCGGTTAGTGTCTCGGTTTCTGAACCCGTGGTAGCGGTTTCGCTTGAGAGATCGAACTCATTTGAGGACTCTGTTTCTAAAAATTCCTGTCCGTTTTCAAAGAATTCCTCTTCAATTGGCTCAGAATCGAAGTCGAGAGGAGGATTGAAGTCTAGATCGGTCTGTCCGAATACACTTTCGAGTTCGCTGTAGTCAGAATCTGGCGTAGCTTCTAATTCGTCGGGTTCGACGAGGGTTAAAAATTCTGCTTCGTTGGGGTCTGTAACAATTTCTAAGTCCTCCAGGACTTCATGGGAATCGTAAATGGGGGCATCAGATTTGAATTCATCGGGTTCGGCGAGCGCCAAAAGCTCTGCGCTGGGACTGCATTGGCGATTGTCTGTGAGGATTGAGGCTTGAGCGGTACGAAAATTATCAATCGTAGCCTGCCCAATGGCAAGAAAGCGATCGGGGTGGAAGTTTAGCGCCGCGATCGCGCTTTTGGATATCTCCACAAATCCCGGTAGTTCCAACAGCTCCCCTATGCCCGTTAGCACCTCCGTTGCCGCGCGCAATTCCCCGGCGATGGGTTGACCTTCTGGATTGGCTAAAACCGTCTCCAAGCGCGTTAATTCCCGCTCCACGTCGTTGGAAAAGATTTCTTGGGTAATATCAAAGCCCAATTCCGCAGCAGTGGGCATTTCAATATTTGCCCCCATCGAATCGCCCAACACCAATTCGAGAGTGGAAAAAATCGGTTCGGCTTTACTCCAAGCGGCTTCTTCATCGTACTGTCCGGTTTGCAATTGCTCGACTAGGGGCGATCGCAAACAGTCATAAGCTTGGAGCAATGCTTCCTCTAAGTCTCCATCCAAGGGTTCTTCC encodes the following:
- a CDS encoding ribonuclease Z, giving the protein MEITFLGTSSGVPTRSRNVSSVALRLPQRAEVWLFDCGEGTQHQLLRSDLKSSQIRRIFITHMHGDHIFGLMGLIASCGLAGTGQPIDLYGPAGLEDYLKACAKYSYMNFSSRISVHLIQPGRVYEDENFTVSCLKLTHRVPAYGYRVEEKDRPGRFNVEKAIALGIPSGPLYGKLKQGQTITLEDGRKIRGTDLCDPPETGRKFAYCTDTVFCDAAVELAQDADVLIHEATFAHQDAQLAFDRLHSTSTMAAQVALLGGVKQLIMTHLSPRYAPGNAIDPRNLLEEARAIFPNTRLAKDFMTYEVPRNRTQDEPWQVAS
- a CDS encoding SpoIID/LytB domain-containing protein, which produces MMTDRFFGIAFFLRWQWWYSLGILLLALPAQAADVRVAIKQGVSQIQIGGSKTIIVRDRAGKKLGEIPSGYSHTARKSGGTIALGNVQNSELWLKPTSEGYLWIGNRWYRGDARLFISRNGVSAINHVDIEDYLYSVVGAEMIASWHIEALKAQAVAARSYALHKQAESRNRSYDVDTTTATQVYKGLEGEASSTQRAVRETAGEVMVYEGKIILAVFHSSSGGHTENVEDIWSSPLPYLRGVADYDRDAPVYQWTKSFSRAELSRLVGGVGTIQSMTPARTTPQGRIVTMQVTGDRETRQVSGAQLRSALGLRSRLFTVSATGSGFIIQGRGFGHGVGLSQWGAKALAEQGYNYRQILGHYYQNAALSRIGG
- a CDS encoding hybrid sensor histidine kinase/response regulator, with protein sequence MSTTTPSIRDQAYQFFQQEALELLQIIEEGLLKLRAEFSIPNVHSLMRAAHSIKGGAASVELSGIQKIAHYLEDVFRALYHREEPLDGDLEEALLQAYDCLRSPLVEQLQTGQYDEEAAWSKAEPIFSTLELVLGDSMGANIEMPTAAELGFDITQEIFSNDVERELTRLETVLANPEGQPIAGELRAATEVLTGIGELLELPGFVEISKSAIAALNFHPDRFLAIGQATIDNFRTAQASILTDNRQCSPSAELLALAEPDEFKSDAPIYDSHEVLEDLEIVTDPNEAEFLTLVEPDELEATPDSDYSELESVFGQTDLDFNPPLDFDSEPIEEEFFENGQEFLETESSNEFDLSSETATTGSETETLTELDKKESAQPYVSESVRVDLKRLERLNNRVGELVTQENSALLQAQNLQNRLDHLQQHFNQFERLSKILLTGMERTQNNRESDASSPKSPKKRPQPQFLKDLDPLQLDAYSDFYPLVQSALEEVAQMGETLRDMTLLNQQVQQTQHQKKQTLKQVRNDLRWARMMPLSDILQRFPRMVRDLATQHDKRIQLIQTGVTTLVDKVMLERLYDPLIHLVRNAFDHGTELPQERIDRGKSPEATIEIRAYHRGNQTTIEVRDDGRGIDLEGIRKKALERGLLSESEAEDASRDRLYSLLFEPSFSTKSTASELSGRGMGLSTVQEQVKQLKGNISIASQPEQGTTFTIRLPLTLAIAQLLVFKIDESLMAIPINALDSIVAAPHEKIETFQGQPVYRDGERSIPLYPVKAFARHYPLPQNLAESSTAIQMPQQERTTLLVVADKEGAIALPVEQILLEQELAIKPFSTVVKPPTYLYGCTILGDGSLVPVLDGTALIEHWRQISNQLEPQIELAAPQSAATDATRPTILVVDDSLTTRQNLSLTLDRAGYPVIQASDGREALEKLRTSPQIAAVFCDIEMPKMNGFEFLNLCRKDYSASELPAIMLTSRAGEKHRGIAKLLGANNYLTKPYLERDLLEILQTCLRRD